The following proteins are encoded in a genomic region of Tachysurus fulvidraco isolate hzauxx_2018 chromosome 22, HZAU_PFXX_2.0, whole genome shotgun sequence:
- the LOC113636953 gene encoding semaphorin-4E-like isoform X2: MLFFLVLSFWVSAVLTSGQVWPLNSTPRKTVTLSNRGHVFQEEGVWNYTTMLLMEDEGVLILGAREAIFALDLNNITHKKAMVKWAVTSEMQRTCIFKGKTQTDCHNYIRILHKMSNDTMFVCGTNAFNPTCDIMSYKDGKLTLEGKQQDGKGKCPFDPFLRCASEFVDGKLYSATYNNFLGFEPIVMRSLNGTIRTEYKTSWLNEPNFIGIKHVAEGDDNPEGDDDKIYLFFNERAVEYDAYSKMEVSRVARVCKGDVGGQRTLQKKWTSFLKTHLDCPVLQTRLPLLIQDVFLFCPDTWKTCMFYGVFTPQGCELTKKDMSEYSAVCAYRIQDIREVFSKGKFKTLHDDTSLRKWVTYYGPLPDPRPGACINSKTREKGISKSLDLPDKTLMFIRDNPLMDQAVKPSEQPLLVKKGAAFTCIVVASTTALDGSSHQVMFIGTASGSVLKAVNYDGKMVIIEEVQLFKQSDPVKILRLSISLGQLYAGSEEATVQMPLSTCDHYASCMDCVLARDPYCGWDLSADRCIAIKNIHPDTHSEVVQSLRDGNAARCPAVKSTTIIKTFYPGNEVRLLCQPGSNLARVQWSLNNHTIQNSNTYHIQHNNLLILNALDRYAGFYTCTSVESSNGKDYVIQTATYELRLGNFMEHPSVQLQVQKLQNTLLALKILVIIPTLILLVLVVWNFYKGHFAVQRKSKKSEESPQSVSVCQEPLQIVQESSRKITFKKKK; this comes from the exons ATGCTGTTCTTCCTTGTCCTGTCTTTTTGGGTTTCAGCTGTATTGACTTCGGGCCAGGTTTGGCCATTGAACAGCACACCACGAAAAACAGTCACTCTGA GTAACAGAGGACATGTCTTTCAAGAGGAGGGAGTGTGGAATTACACCACCATGCTCCTGATGGAAGATGAGGGTGTGCTCATCCTGGGAGCTCGAGAGGCCATCTTTGCCTTGGACCtcaacaacatcacacacaagaaGGCTATG GTTAAATGGGCGGTGACTTCAGAGATGCAGCGCACTTGTATTTTCAAAGGGAAAACTCAG ACTGATTGTCATAACTACATCCGGATCCTTCATAAAATGTCGAACGACaccatgtttgtttgtggtACCAACGCTTTTAATCCAACCTGTGATATTATG TCTTATAAAGACGGCAAGCTGACTCTCGAAGGTAAACAACAAGATGGGAAAGGAAAGTGTCCATTTGATCCTTTCCTGAGATGCGCCTCTGAATTTGTCG ATGGAAAGCTGTACTCTGCTACGTATAATAATTTCCTGGGCTTTGAACCAATTGTGATGCGCAGCTTAAATGGCACCATAAGAACTGAATACAAGACTTCATGGCTTAATG AGCCCAATTTCATTGGCATAAAGCATGTAGCTGAGGGAGATGACAACCCAGAGGGGGATGATGACAAGATTTACCTTTTCTTTAATGAAAGAGCTGTGGAGTACGATGCCTACAGTAAGATGGAGGTGTCAAGGGTGGCCCGTGTTTGTAAG GGGGATGTGGGAGGACAGCGGACATTGCAGAAGAAGTGGACGTCATTTTTAAAGACTCACCTGGACTGTCCTGTCCTTCAAACCAGACTACCACTTCTCATACAGGATGTGTTCCTCTTCTGCCCAGACACCTGGAAAACCTGTATGTTCTACGGTGTCTTCACTCCTCAGGG CTGTGAACTTACTAAAAAGGACATGTCGGAGTACTCAGCAGTGTGCGCTTACAGGATACAGGACATTAGGGAAGTCTTCTCTAAAGGCAAATTCAAAACGCTACACGATGATACATCACTTAGAAAATGGGTGACATACTACGGACCTTTGCCTGACCCTCGCCCCGGAGCT tgtattaacAGTAAAACAAGGGAGAAAGGGATTTCAAAGTCTTTGGACCTCCCTGATAAAACCCTCATGTTCATCCGAGACAACCCACTGATGGATCAGGCAGTGAAGCCTTCTGAGCAGCCCCTACTGGTGAAGAAAGGAGCTGCATTTACTTGTATAGTGGTGGCCAGCACTACTGCCCTGGATGGGAGCAGCCATCAGGTCATGTTTATTGGCACAG CAAGCGGTTCAGTGCTGAAAGCAGTCAACTATGACGGAAAGATGGTGATAATAGAGGAGGTGCAGCTCTTTAAGCAGTCCGACCCAGTAAAGATATTGCGGCTCTCTATTTCCCTG GGTCAGCTGTATGCAGGCTCAGAGGAAGCAACGGTGCAGATGCCACTTAGTACATGTGACCATTACGCTTCCTGTATGGACTGTGTGCTGGCCAGAGACCCTTACTGCGGCTGGGACCTCAGCGCTGACCGCTGCATTGctataaaaaacattcatccagacacacacag TGAGGTGGTTCAGAGTCTGAGAGATGGAAATGCTGCACGTTGTCCTGCAGTCA AAAGTACTACGATCATTAAAACCTTCTATCCTGGTAACGAGGTCAGGTTGCTTTGCCAGCCAGGATCAAACCTGGCCCGAGTGCAGTGGAGCTTAAACAATCACACAATTCAAAACTCCAACACGTACCACATTCAGCACAACAACTTGTTGATCCTCAACGCCTTGGACAGATACGCCggattctacacctgcacctcTGTAGAGTCCTCCAATGGTAAAGACTATGTCATCCAAACTGCTACATATGAGCTGAGGCTGGGGAACTTCATGGAGCATCCTTCAGTTCAGCTGCAAGTCCAGAAACTGCAGAACACTCTCTTGGCCCTCAAGATCCTGGTCATTATACCAACACTGATATTATTAGTTCTTGTGGTATGGAACTTCTACAAAGGGCATTTTGCTGTCCAGAGAAAGTCAAAAAAATCTGAGGAAAGTCCACAGagtgtatctgtctgtcaggaGCCACTGCAAATTGTTCAAGAAAGTTcaagaaaaataacatttaaaaaaaaaaaataa
- the LOC113636953 gene encoding semaphorin-4E-like isoform X3, whose translation MLFFLVLSFWAQAVLTSGQVCLLNSTPRKTVTLSNRGHVFQEEGVWNYTTMLLMEDEGVLILGAREAIFALDLNNITHKKAMVKWAVTSEMQRTCIFKGKTQTDCHNYIRILHKMSNDTMFVCGTNAFNPTCDIMSYKDGKLTLEGKQQDGKGKCPFDPFLRCASEFVDGKLYSATYNNFLGFEPIVMRSLNGTIRTEYKTSWLNEPNFIGIKHVAEGDDNPEGDDDKIYLFFNERAVEYDAYSKMEVSRVARVCKGDVGGQRTLQKKWTSFLKTHLDCPVLQTRLPLLIQDVFLFCPDTWKTCMFYGVFTPQGCELTKKDMSEYSAVCAYRIQDIREVFSKGKFKTLHDDTSLRKWVTYYGPLPDPRPGACINSKTREKGISKSLDLPDKTLMFIRDNPLMDQAVKPSEQPLLVKKGAAFTCIVVASTTALDGSSHQVMFIGTASGSVLKAVNYDGKMVIIEEVQLFKQSDPVKILRLSISLGQLYAGSEEATVQMPLSTCDHYASCMDCVLARDPYCGWDLSADRCIAIKNIHPDTHSEVVQSLRDGNAARCPAVKSTTIIKTFYPGNEVRLLCQPGSNLARVQWSLNNHTIQNSNTYHIQHNNLLILNALDRYAGFYTCTSVESSNGKDYVIQTATYELRLGNFMEHPSVQLQVQKLQNTLLALKILVIIPTLILLVLVVWNFYKGHFAVQRKSKKSEESPQSVSVCQEPLQIVQESSRKITFKKKK comes from the exons GTAACAGAGGACATGTCTTTCAAGAGGAGGGAGTGTGGAATTACACCACCATGCTCCTGATGGAAGATGAGGGTGTGCTCATCCTGGGAGCTCGAGAGGCCATCTTTGCCTTGGACCtcaacaacatcacacacaagaaGGCTATG GTTAAATGGGCGGTGACTTCAGAGATGCAGCGCACTTGTATTTTCAAAGGGAAAACTCAG ACTGATTGTCATAACTACATCCGGATCCTTCATAAAATGTCGAACGACaccatgtttgtttgtggtACCAACGCTTTTAATCCAACCTGTGATATTATG TCTTATAAAGACGGCAAGCTGACTCTCGAAGGTAAACAACAAGATGGGAAAGGAAAGTGTCCATTTGATCCTTTCCTGAGATGCGCCTCTGAATTTGTCG ATGGAAAGCTGTACTCTGCTACGTATAATAATTTCCTGGGCTTTGAACCAATTGTGATGCGCAGCTTAAATGGCACCATAAGAACTGAATACAAGACTTCATGGCTTAATG AGCCCAATTTCATTGGCATAAAGCATGTAGCTGAGGGAGATGACAACCCAGAGGGGGATGATGACAAGATTTACCTTTTCTTTAATGAAAGAGCTGTGGAGTACGATGCCTACAGTAAGATGGAGGTGTCAAGGGTGGCCCGTGTTTGTAAG GGGGATGTGGGAGGACAGCGGACATTGCAGAAGAAGTGGACGTCATTTTTAAAGACTCACCTGGACTGTCCTGTCCTTCAAACCAGACTACCACTTCTCATACAGGATGTGTTCCTCTTCTGCCCAGACACCTGGAAAACCTGTATGTTCTACGGTGTCTTCACTCCTCAGGG CTGTGAACTTACTAAAAAGGACATGTCGGAGTACTCAGCAGTGTGCGCTTACAGGATACAGGACATTAGGGAAGTCTTCTCTAAAGGCAAATTCAAAACGCTACACGATGATACATCACTTAGAAAATGGGTGACATACTACGGACCTTTGCCTGACCCTCGCCCCGGAGCT tgtattaacAGTAAAACAAGGGAGAAAGGGATTTCAAAGTCTTTGGACCTCCCTGATAAAACCCTCATGTTCATCCGAGACAACCCACTGATGGATCAGGCAGTGAAGCCTTCTGAGCAGCCCCTACTGGTGAAGAAAGGAGCTGCATTTACTTGTATAGTGGTGGCCAGCACTACTGCCCTGGATGGGAGCAGCCATCAGGTCATGTTTATTGGCACAG CAAGCGGTTCAGTGCTGAAAGCAGTCAACTATGACGGAAAGATGGTGATAATAGAGGAGGTGCAGCTCTTTAAGCAGTCCGACCCAGTAAAGATATTGCGGCTCTCTATTTCCCTG GGTCAGCTGTATGCAGGCTCAGAGGAAGCAACGGTGCAGATGCCACTTAGTACATGTGACCATTACGCTTCCTGTATGGACTGTGTGCTGGCCAGAGACCCTTACTGCGGCTGGGACCTCAGCGCTGACCGCTGCATTGctataaaaaacattcatccagacacacacag TGAGGTGGTTCAGAGTCTGAGAGATGGAAATGCTGCACGTTGTCCTGCAGTCA AAAGTACTACGATCATTAAAACCTTCTATCCTGGTAACGAGGTCAGGTTGCTTTGCCAGCCAGGATCAAACCTGGCCCGAGTGCAGTGGAGCTTAAACAATCACACAATTCAAAACTCCAACACGTACCACATTCAGCACAACAACTTGTTGATCCTCAACGCCTTGGACAGATACGCCggattctacacctgcacctcTGTAGAGTCCTCCAATGGTAAAGACTATGTCATCCAAACTGCTACATATGAGCTGAGGCTGGGGAACTTCATGGAGCATCCTTCAGTTCAGCTGCAAGTCCAGAAACTGCAGAACACTCTCTTGGCCCTCAAGATCCTGGTCATTATACCAACACTGATATTATTAGTTCTTGTGGTATGGAACTTCTACAAAGGGCATTTTGCTGTCCAGAGAAAGTCAAAAAAATCTGAGGAAAGTCCACAGagtgtatctgtctgtcaggaGCCACTGCAAATTGTTCAAGAAAGTTcaagaaaaataacatttaaaaaaaaaaaataa